The Oreochromis aureus strain Israel breed Guangdong linkage group 7, ZZ_aureus, whole genome shotgun sequence region GCCTGCCCTCGTCTGTCATccataacaaaataaactacacgGCTTGAGCAACAAAACATGATTGTGGGCTGTCAGCTCACCATGTTCCTATTAGCAGACACTTTGTATATTATTCCTAACAGTTAGCAAAGTGAAACGCTTTCGTGTTGCAGCTGATGCTGGCTCTCTGATTACTGATGGATAAGTCACAAAATTTAGGTTAACAAAATGACATCTTGAACCAATTAATCCTTTACCCTTCAGTACAGCTTTCTGATAAATTCAAATTGTAAATGACTTGACAGAAAGGCTGATTATGTGGCCCAGTGTGtggatttgtttgtttgatgaACAACCGTATTGATAATTGCATCCAACATATGGATGCAATTATCGTTATGATTTTTGACTCCTGTGgcatttgctttgctttttttcgTGCACAGATTCATCAGAAAATTCTCTGACACGTTAAAATTTCTCAGGCTCACCTTTCTGTAGATGAATGATGTCGGGGAAGTTGGCGAGCAGGCCTTGATAGAGCGACAACTTATCCAGCATGTGGAAGAGGTCATACTTAGGTTGCTCTGCAAACATCTCTCCAATGTTCTCATAGGTGCGGCCAGTATGAGAGATGGCATTGTTGAGTCCATCTGACCTATAGGGAGGGTCCAACGTGAATGCGTGGCTGATAGACTGGAAGGCATTTCCAAGACGCTGGAACTCTTTCCTGAATCCACCCAGGTGTTTACGCACCAGCTCCGAGGCGACGTGTGTCAGCTGCATCACGCTGTCGTCCATCTTCCTGGCAAAGGCCTTGAAGTTGTCGACCCGTTCCTCGACGTCCTGAAGGTCTTGGTGCTCTTTGGGAATTTGAAGGGTCAGCATGAAATGCGCTCCCACCATCTCGTCCTTCTCCGCCCTTCTCTTGCCCAGTTTCCACTGCTTGTCATCGGCACACATCAGAAAGTGCTCAAAGCCTTCATACTGGGAAAGGACTGGGTGACTGGTCATGTGGTTCATCCACAGTATCAGTCGCCTCTTGCGCTTCTCAATGAAGTCTTCCTCGAATCGCCCCGTGGCCTGCTTCTCGGGCAGGTGAGGCACAGAAATCACAGTGAACTTGTGAAGCAGGCGGTTGTACAGCCAGTCAAAGTGTTTGTAACGTCTGTAGACGGGACGCCCTGTGTGACTTGGTGTCACCCGGTACGAAATGTAGGTCTTGATGCCCTTGAACTTTGTCTGTTTGGTGGGATCCTCAATGGAGCAGGAGAAAGGCTTTGGATTCTCCTTCCACCGGGGCCCCAGGGGACCCATGTCAATGGAGTAAGTCTCAGCTATCTTTGCCATCATGGGGACATCACCCAACACAAATGCCTCTACCCCTGAGCGGACAAAGCTGGAAAATCTGTTCAAGTTCCTGCCCACCATACTGCCCTTCCTAGAACTGGTGATGCTATCTTGTCTGGATGCCGGCTTGGGTCGATAGTGCACATTGGGATTGTTGGTCATCGGGTTCTCAGGGGCATGTCCATTGGCTCCAGGATTCCTGGCGTGATCAGCATCATCCACAACAGTGGACCTGTCATCCCAGTCATCCCAGTCGTCATAATCgtcatcatcataatcattcTGTGGATAATGGAGCGAGGTGTTTGGAGTGGAGAAGTCCTTTCCTAAAGAGCCCGCTGGGCTTATGGAGCAGTCGGTCACATTAGAGTTGGAGCGACTGCGTATAATTTCCACATAAGATGCAGGGAAGATACCCCTCTCCCCTCGGCTGTTCTCCCCCTGAAACCAGCCGTCCACTGAGTTCTCGTCAAAGATAATCAGTTCCTCATTCTCCTGGATGCTAATCTCCCCATTGTTTTCGCTTAAAAAAGTATAGAGGGCTTTGGCTTTCACTGACATCTTTGATTACTCCCGTGGCTGCGAAACCAGAGAATTCTACATGCACATAGTGCTTAGATTATATAGATGCTGCTGTCTCGGTGCATGCCACATTGGAAACATTTGACACTAGCTCACTGTAATATTTAAACTCATATCAAATGGCATCGCAGCTGTTCGATCGTGTGTGCCACAGCACAATATGAcctatgtaaatttaatgatctgacactaaataaacacagagtTTGTCAAAAGTTACATAAAACTATTACTTCTATCtgccaaaaataaaaagtctgaaACAGGCCTAGGGTAACAATTAGTATACTCAGCCCATTGAGGCTGTTGATCTATTATTGCATTATACTAGCAGGTCTAACAAGAACTTTAAGCTACAAAAGATCTGTAACACAATAGGCCTCTCAATACAGAAGGACCCCGTGCCTCCTTTCTCATCACAAACACAACAGGTTCAAAACTAAAAGTGTTTTCACCGAAGAGCTCCTGCAAAAGCGCCGACGGCCGTTTTAAAATCCTCTCAAAGTGGGCTCCAGCCTCGCTGTTAACTTATTGTACAATTGTGTCTCATTACAGAGCTTTAAAACCATCCGTGATGGGACTACTTGCAAGACAAAGTGGCCCGGCGTGAAGGAAAAACAGATGGATGAGTAATGGTATCcctgtgcatttttaaaagccGCATTCCCTCACACTGAAACTTGCTGCGTGTTCCTTGTAAACAGGTTCCTGCGCATCTCCAGTCGATCCTTTTTGGATTCAGCAAAAGCAACAAAGCAGAAAACGGCCAAAAACAATCTGCGCCCACGAAGTATCAGCACACGCCACGAGCCGCTGCTATTTCTTGGAGTTTATTCCTTTGCGAGCGGCAACAAAGTAACTCTTTCCATGACGTGCGGTCAGACAATTGAAGGCAACTTCGCCTTTTTTCATGAGCTCCTTTATATTGTTTGGAAGAGGCGGAACAGGCTCAACGCCGCCCCCTCCAGGAGGAAAGGAGCATTACATACACAGAAGATTACAACATCCAAGCACAATTTATGTCATGGGTTACCAGGCATATTATAGTTTCGTATTTTCGAgcttagtttgtttgtttgttttgggttt contains the following coding sequences:
- the snx33 gene encoding sorting nexin-33 — translated: MSVKAKALYTFLSENNGEISIQENEELIIFDENSVDGWFQGENSRGERGIFPASYVEIIRSRSNSNVTDCSISPAGSLGKDFSTPNTSLHYPQNDYDDDDYDDWDDWDDRSTVVDDADHARNPGANGHAPENPMTNNPNVHYRPKPASRQDSITSSRKGSMVGRNLNRFSSFVRSGVEAFVLGDVPMMAKIAETYSIDMGPLGPRWKENPKPFSCSIEDPTKQTKFKGIKTYISYRVTPSHTGRPVYRRYKHFDWLYNRLLHKFTVISVPHLPEKQATGRFEEDFIEKRKRRLILWMNHMTSHPVLSQYEGFEHFLMCADDKQWKLGKRRAEKDEMVGAHFMLTLQIPKEHQDLQDVEERVDNFKAFARKMDDSVMQLTHVASELVRKHLGGFRKEFQRLGNAFQSISHAFTLDPPYRSDGLNNAISHTGRTYENIGEMFAEQPKYDLFHMLDKLSLYQGLLANFPDIIHLQKGAFAKVKESQRMSDEGKMDQEEADGIRKRCRTVGFALQAEMSHFHQQREVDFKDMMQAYLREQIAFYQRVVQQLERTLRMYDCL